The following proteins are encoded in a genomic region of Coffea eugenioides isolate CCC68of chromosome 6, Ceug_1.0, whole genome shotgun sequence:
- the LOC113774003 gene encoding uncharacterized protein K02A2.6-like has product MDVIETNDPPFSNGHRFILVAIEYFIEWVEAASYKNVTKKVVSDFLRDHIIYHFGVPETLIIDNAKNLNNDMVDGLCEQFKIKHRNSIIYRSQTNGAVEAVNKNLKKIIGKMTARHRDWHEKLSYTLMAYRIAIRTSTGAMSYSLMYGIDAVLPTDVEIPSLCILMESQLEETEWIKQRHEQLFLIDEKRLNTVCHGQCLQ; this is encoded by the coding sequence ATGGACGTGATTGAAACTAATGATCCCCCATTTTCGAATGGGCATCGATTCATCCTAGTGGCAATTGAATATTTCATCGAATGGGTTGAAGCAGCATCTTACAAGAATGTGACCAAGAAAGTAGTATCCGATTTTTTGAGGGACCACATTATCTATCATTTTGGGGTGCCAGAGACGCTGATTATTGACAATGCTAAAAACCTCAAtaatgacatggtagatggatTATGCGAACAATTCAAGATCAAACATCGGAATTCGATTATCTACAGGTCTCAGACGAACGGAGCGGTAGAGGCCGtgaacaaaaatttgaagaaaatcatTGGCAAAATGACGGCAAGACACCGAGATTGGCATGAGAAGTTGTCGTATACATTAATGGCTTATCGGATTGCAATAAGAACTTCTACTGGGGCAATGTCTTATTCTCTCATGTACGGCATCGACGCAGTATTACCCACAGATGTCGAGATCCCCTCTTTGTGCATTTTAATGGAATCTCAGTTGGAGGAAACTGAATGGATTAAACAGCGACACGAGCAACTATTCTTGATTGATGAGAAGCGGTTAAATACTGTTTGCCACGGACAGTGCttacaataa